In a single window of the Nicotiana tomentosiformis chromosome 8, ASM39032v3, whole genome shotgun sequence genome:
- the LOC104113261 gene encoding E3 ubiquitin-protein ligase ATL4-like has protein sequence MSAYYTQPPPIYFTTVSGGTIPSTAAEAHISNVKTISSSIMIVIIVVATSIIVSASIYLLLRLLSRRSSRTYADADDVISHPAAISNRLSGRLFESLPLFSFGSVTGSLTGIDCAVCLSKFESHDQLRLLPLCCHAFHRECIDTWLLTNQSCPLCRSTVAPTDADVLNKILTATNSENPTIGTPNSNTGSFQLEIGSVSRRRLGSDSAGRRSYSIGSFEYVVEEDHELSVDSIRRSEVSDKDLSGVPVPEPPVESLTAEVSGLRSWLRDYVDRIASFRSSGRFFFSGSSRRSDVVVPFDDLEAGRVGEEISEYFRWLSGV, from the coding sequence ATGTCCGCCTATTATACACAGCCACCGCCGATATACTTCACCACCGTCAGCGGCGGCACGATTCCCAGCACCGCCGCAGAAGCACATATTTCTAACGTCAAAACCATTTCTTCATCGATTATGATTGTTATTATTGTCGTCGCCACCTCCATTATCGTTTCCGCTTCCATTTACCTCCTCCTCCGCCTCCTCTCCCGCCGCTCCTCCCGAACCTATGCCGACGCAGACGACGTAATTTCTCATCCCGCTGCTATTTCAAATCGTCTCTCCGGTCGATTGTTCGAGTCGTTGCCGCTGTTCAGTTTTGGTTCTGTGACTGGCAGTTTGACAGGAATTGACTGTGCAGTTTGTCTCTCCAAATTTGAATCGCACGATCAGCTGCGTCTTCTTCCACTTTGCTGTCATGCATTCCACCGCGAGTGCATTGACACATGGCTTCTAACAAATCAATCCTGTCCTCTTTGCCGCTCTACTGTGGCGCCCACCGACGCTGACGTACTGAACAAGATATTAACAGCAACAAATTCTGAAAACCCTACCATTGGCACTCCTAATAGTAATACTGGTAGTTTCCAACTCGAAATCGGTAGCGTAAGTCGGAGACGGCTCGGGTCGGATTCCGCGGGCCGGAGGTCCTATTCGATTGGTTCATTTGAATATGTTGTTGAAGAAGACCACGAGTTGTCCGTAGATTCCATTCGCCGGAGTGAAGTTTCTGATAAGGATTTATCCGGAGTTCCGGTACCGGAGCCTCCGGTAGAAAGTTTAACAGCTGAAGTTTCCGGCTTACGGAGTTGGCTACGTGATTATGTTGACCGGATTGCATCATTCCGGAGCTCCGGAAGGTTTTTCTTTAGTGGTAGTAGTCGCCGGAGTGACGTTGTCGTTCCGTTCGACGATTTGGAGGCTGGCCGCGTTGGGGAGGAGATTAGCGAGTACTTTCGCTGGCTTTCCGGGGTATGA